GCCGCCactgttgctgttgttgttgttcccAACATTGCTTGTCTCCGCAGGAGAACCACCGAATTGCCTAAACGGCCACGGCAAAGAAACCCTAAACACCCTCCTCTCCAACGTTTGCCTATTATCCCCGCCATCATTGTCACCgccaacaccaccaccaccgcCACCACTTCCATCAGAGGATTCAGCTGAACCGCCTGCTCCCACAGACCGGTTCACTGGGGCAGGCGTAGGAACCCCACCACGCTGAGCCCTCCGCTCATAATCCGGATCATCGGTAGGCAACTCGTAACGGCAAACTGGGCACGAATTATGCAGTTCCAGCCATGGCAAGATGCAATCAGAATGGTATATGTGCTTACAGGGGATCTGCTTCGCCGATTCGCCAAGCTTGAAGGTGTCCTTGCACACCGCGCACTGAGAAGAATCCGATTCCAGCAGCTCCTCTGTGACCGACACGTCCGGCAGCCCCTCCACAGCTGACTTCGATGCTGGCGGCGTCCCGTACCGATTCGGATCGTTCTCGGCCAGCTGCTGGATCAGCTCCTCGAGCCCCGGGCCGAAGAAGTAATCGCCGTGAGTCATGTTCCCGCCGGGAAACCGGAACGTTCC
The genomic region above belongs to Arachis stenosperma cultivar V10309 chromosome 5, arast.V10309.gnm1.PFL2, whole genome shotgun sequence and contains:
- the LOC130981920 gene encoding E3 ubiquitin-protein ligase RING1-like codes for the protein MSSSGGVTSGSPQQYFCHQCNRTVSIVPSSSELLCPNCNEGFLEELETPIPNPNFSNPFFSFNSDFAGGPSAGNLPFLFSGGGDDLSTLLGGGVGNTAASGEAFNPFVFLQNYLQTLRAGGANVQFVIENSGDPTTGTFRFPGGNMTHGDYFFGPGLEELIQQLAENDPNRYGTPPASKSAVEGLPDVSVTEELLESDSSQCAVCKDTFKLGESAKQIPCKHIYHSDCILPWLELHNSCPVCRYELPTDDPDYERRAQRGGVPTPAPVNRSVGAGGSAESSDGSGGGGGGVGGDNDGGDNRQTLERRVFRVSLPWPFRQFGGSPAETSNVGNNNNSNSGGNNNSGQPNSESRGNRNFESETRQEDLD